From a region of the Panicum virgatum strain AP13 chromosome 2K, P.virgatum_v5, whole genome shotgun sequence genome:
- the LOC120681837 gene encoding dicarboxylate transporter 2.1, chloroplastic-like, whose product MSILGGNSSLSLPNTSFPHHHRRSPIPRSRPLLPLVASQTPDSDPEPEPAAAGAKPVPLVLSVAVGLAVRFLAPRPAEVSLQAWQLLSIFLSTIAGLVLGPLPVGAWAFLGLTAAVATHTLPFTAAFSAFTNEVIWLIVISFFFARGFVKTGLGDRFATYFVKWLGSSTLGLSYGLTISEACIAPAMPSTTARAGGVFLPIIKSLCLSAESKPNHPSSRKLGSYLVMTQFQAAGSSSALFLTAAAQNLLCLKLAEELGVIITNPWVSWFKAASLPAIVSLLATPYLLYKIFPPETKDTPNAPALAAEKLKLKGPVTKNEWVMIGTMILAVSLWVFGHAIGVSSVVAAMLGLSILLLLGVLDWDDCLNEKSAWDTLAWFAVLVGMAAQLTNLGIVSWMSSCVAKLLQSFSLSWLAAFCVLEASYFLIHYLFASQTGHVGALYSAFLAMHVAAGVPRVLSSFALAFNTNLFGALTHYSSGQAAVYFGAGYLELLDVFRVGFLTAMVNTLIWGVVGSVWWKFLGLY is encoded by the exons ATGTCCATCTTGGGCGGAAACTCCTCCCTCTCGCTCCCAAACACCTCCTTCCCGCATCATCATCGCCGTTCCCCCATCCCTCGCAGCCGCCCCCTCCTGCCTCTCGTCGCCTCCCAGACACCTGATTCtgaccccgagcccgagcccgcAGCAGCCGGCGCGAAGCCCGTCCCGCTCGTCCTCTCCGTGGCCGTCGGCCTCGCCGTGCGGTTCCTCGCGCCGCGGCCCGCCGAGGTGAGCCTCCAGGCATGGCAGCTCCTCTCCATCTTCCTCTCCACCATCGCGGGGCTGGTGCTGGGCCCGCTCCCCGTCGGCGCGTGGGCCTTCCTCGGGCTcacggccgccgtcgccacgcACACGCTCCCCTTCAccgccgccttctccgcctTCACCAACGAGGTCATCTGGCTCATCGTCATTTCCTTCTTCTTCGCGCGCGGGTTCGTCAAGACCGGCCTCGGCGACCGTTTCGCCACGTACTTCGTCAAGTGGCTTGGGAGCAGCACGCTGGGGCTGTCCTACGGGCTTACCATCAGTGAGGCCTGCATCGCGCCGGCCATGCCCAGCACCACGGCCAGGGCCGGGGGCGTGTTCCTGCCCATCATCAAGTCGCTCTGCCTCTCGGCTGAGAGCAAGCCCAACCATCCATCGTCGCGGAAGCTCGGATCCTATCTTGTGATGACGCAATTCCAG GCAGCCGGTAGCTCAAGTGCTTTATTTCTGACTGCTGCAGCACAAAACTTATTGTGCTTGAAACTAGCAGAGGAGCTTGGCGTTATTATTACGAACCCATGGGTATCATGGTTCAAAGCTGCTAGTTTGCCAGCTATTGTTTCTCTGCTTGCGACGCCATATCTGCTATACAAAATCTTCCCCCCTGAAACAAAGGATACCCCTAATGCCCCAGCATTGGCTGCAGAGAAGCTGAAGCTCAAGGGTCCTGTGACTAAAAACGAATGGGTTATGATTGGCACAATGATTCTTGCAGTCTCTCTATGGGTTTTTGG GCATGCTATTGGCGTGTCTAGTGTTGTGGCTGCAATGCTTGGGCTCTCCATTCTTCTCCTGCTCGGTGTGTTAGACTGGGATGATTGCTTGAATGAAAAATCAGCATGGGATACATTGGCTTGGTTTGCAGTTCTGGTTGGTATGGCAGCACAACTCACTAACCTGGGAATTGTTTCTTGGATGTCAAGCTGTGTCGCCAAACTACTTCAATCTTTCTCATTGAGTTGGCTAGCAgcattttgtgttcttgaggcCTCCTACTTCCTTATCCACTATCTATTTGCAAGCCAAACTGGGCATGTTGGAGCCTTGTACTCAGCATTTTTGGCTATGCATGTAGCAGCCGGCGTTCCTCGTGTGCTTTCATCATTTGCTTTGGCATTCAACACAAATCTGTTCGGCGCACTAACTCATTATAGTAGTGGGCAGGCTGCAGTATACTTTGGAG CGGGGTATCTTGAGCTTCTAGATGTTTTCAGGGTTGGTTTTTTAACCGCCATGGTTAACACGTTGATCTGGGGAGTTGTTGGATCCGtttggtggaaatttttgggccTCTACTGA